Proteins from a genomic interval of Kitasatospora herbaricolor:
- a CDS encoding histidine triad nucleotide-binding protein has product MSGEPQSDCLFCKIVAGEIPATVVRQNERTVAFRDISPQAPTHILVIPKAHYPNAAALAAAEPALAAELLVEAGEVAADEKIDRAGYRLIFNTGAGAGQTVFHAHVHVLGGTPLREGLV; this is encoded by the coding sequence ATGTCCGGCGAGCCGCAGTCCGACTGCCTGTTCTGCAAGATCGTGGCGGGGGAGATCCCGGCGACGGTGGTCCGGCAGAACGAGCGCACCGTCGCGTTCCGGGACATCAGCCCGCAGGCCCCGACCCACATCCTGGTGATCCCCAAGGCGCACTACCCGAACGCGGCCGCGCTCGCCGCCGCCGAACCCGCGCTGGCCGCCGAACTGCTGGTCGAGGCGGGCGAGGTGGCGGCGGACGAGAAGATCGACCGGGCCGGCTACCGGCTGATCTTCAACACCGGTGCCGGCGCCGGGCAGACCGTCTTCCACGCGCACGTCCACGTGCTCGGCGGCACGCCGCTGCGTGAGGGCCTGGTCTGA
- a CDS encoding RDD family protein, protein MAQAHPQGSYGQDPYRQPPAGPYGQPAQPYAQQPYPAQPYAQYPQPPYPQPPYPQARYPQPGHGPQLPPAPAEAGDGRRMLAALLDGVFALVAGFAAAKNSSQHGGSAGAYFGLLLAVAVGFSFVNHVVLARLLGFSLGKGALAVRVIRYKDVSRPGTWRLTRRWLLGFVLIPIGLMVEELEPAEACGVRVVRRKHLAAREQRAGRLG, encoded by the coding sequence ATGGCACAGGCACACCCGCAGGGTTCGTACGGCCAGGATCCGTACCGGCAGCCGCCGGCCGGCCCGTACGGGCAGCCGGCGCAGCCGTACGCCCAGCAGCCGTACCCGGCGCAGCCGTACGCCCAGTACCCCCAGCCCCCCTACCCCCAGCCCCCCTACCCCCAGGCCCGGTACCCCCAACCCGGTCACGGCCCGCAGCTCCCGCCGGCGCCGGCGGAGGCGGGGGACGGCCGCCGGATGCTGGCCGCCCTGCTCGACGGGGTCTTCGCCCTGGTGGCCGGGTTCGCGGCGGCCAAGAACTCCTCGCAGCACGGCGGTTCGGCGGGCGCCTACTTCGGGCTGCTGCTCGCGGTGGCGGTGGGCTTCTCCTTCGTCAACCACGTGGTCCTCGCCCGGCTGCTCGGCTTCAGCCTGGGCAAGGGAGCGCTGGCCGTGCGGGTGATCCGGTACAAGGACGTCAGCCGGCCCGGCACCTGGCGGCTGACCAGGCGCTGGCTGCTCGGCTTCGTGCTGATCCCGATCGGCCTGATGGTCGAGGAACTGGAGCCGGCGGAGGCCTGCGGCGTCCGGGTCGTGCGCCGCAAGCACCTGGCCGCCCGGGAGCAGCGGGCCGGGCGGCTCGGCTAG